TTTACTAATACTACAGGTATACTGCATACATAATTCACCAAAAATAAATTCAGTTCCTTGCCATAGTAAAAGGACAAATAGAAACAAAAGACTATCGGGTCACCTAAAAGAATGTGCAAGAAACAAAGAGAACTAAAAAACTATTGGGTCATATAAAAGATAAAAGGGCAGCCCGATACACTAACTATCTAGTGTTTACGCAAGGTTCGGGGCCATTTGCGGAGCCACATGCACTTAAGGGGATGTATATGTATACTATGTATTGACACCCCTTGACTTCTTGGTGagtttatttctttatattttgacccCTCTTAATGAAAATCCTGGCTCCGCTGCTATCCGGGGAAATGCTGCACCACTAAGGGTGACCTACAGGTCATGAGTTCGAGCTATGGTCAGCCACTAATATTTGCATTAGGGCATATGACCTACAGGGTCACTTAAAAATAATTATAGGTAATTCTCTGTAAAATGTGGGATTAGTAACCTGAAAATTATACCTGCTATATCATGTTAAGATAAACTTATAATGTAGAAATACTTTACATTATTAGTAGGCAAAATGGCTTTCTGGACACTTAAATTTGTAgggcttttgaaagccgatacacAAACTTTAGTCTTTCCCATTTAAACACTCAAACTCGTGAAACCTATAACTAATAAACACCTTTGACCATTGAATATGCTTATGTGGCGGTAGCTTATCTTACGTGGATATAGTGCGTACAAGTCACATTCAAATGACGCGTGTATCTGTTACTATTCATTAAAAagattgtaaaatcaaaaaagtAAACAGAAACTATAAGGaaaaccaaaaaagaagaagaaatctcATCCGCCGAtttccaaactccagtatattatgctggaccagtatacttgttggaactccagtatattatgctggagttccatcatattatgctggagttccagcatacttatgttggaactccagtataatatgctggagttcaaatatacttatgttggaactccaacatagtATACTGACATATTTtctgggttttgaacagtgttttcgctcaaatttatctttacatgaaaagtaactaaatttcgattacttttgaaactgggctatttttaaacgaccagttataaatctgggtatttttaaatttctcccaacATTTACGCACCATAGTTCTAGGCCCAATGGCCCAATAACTTCTAAATTCTAAAGGGGACCAAAATGTTCCCTCCTCCTCCTCCCACGAATTCGAATTAAGGGGTAAAAATATAtcacaaaaaaggaaaaattataATTAGGTTCGAAGATTGATAAATATGTATGATTAATGCATAATCTAATCAGATCATAACGGATACATAATTTAATTTAATCTATTTCTTGAGTCAAACTATTTTAGAACTATTAAAGCAAATGCAATAAAAAGTGTCGATTATTATATCACAGATTCTGACTAATGAAATTTAAATTACAATTCTCAATTAATGACAATATACAACAGCTTGTTGTATGATTCATCATAGAAAACTACAAAATCATAacttaaaatagaaaaaaaaaagtaaaaacaaaaacaaaaaacaaaacaagtaGAAAATCCCAAAATACAAGATATGTGTGAAACCTTATACATAATAAACAAACAAGTTATAATTTTCCTATATTGTTATTGAAGCTTGCATTCAGGCGCAGGTCCTTTAGGAAACCTCCATTTATCATTACAATAATCATAAATCATATGTTTTTTCtgcaaaattttcatttttgctcgaCTTCTTCGATCCAATTCGTGCGTTAGCCACGAGTCATTACCAAAAGGAGGAGAGTTGATATTGCACGAAGATGAACTAGTTAATCTTGAATAAATGCAAGCATCATAAGTAAATTTTTTGTAAGAAGCAATAAAAGGTGCTAATTTCCAATTAGTTTTAATACGACCACCTTGTGTAGCCCAATCATCTGCATTCCATAGACTTGAGTATAGTCTCATTGGTTGGTATTTTGGAAATGGAACACCAATTTTTTCTGCATTTTTGTATTCCCTAATTGGTGTACCATCAACATAGAATCTACATTGAAAAAATTAGAAGAATAAATGAGGAAAAATCCAATTAAAGAATCTTGGAAATTAAGTTACTAATTGCAGTTTAATAACCAAAATGCTCAAAAAAGGGGGTCAAGATCAAATTTTCTAAAGCAAAGTAATCAATATgtttaatagtttgttttgccaaaattttaaaatcaatttattttgaaaagtacttttctTAAAAGTATTTTTTAGAAAAGTACTTTTATAActtatttggccaagctttttttttttgttaaaaatgcTTTTTTTTTTATAACCAAAATTAAGGTGTTATGGCCAATTTTTTTGAAGAAATAAAAGTATTTTTGAGTAGAAGCAAAAACAGAAGCAGGAAAAAGTAGTTTCTCTTTGAAAACActtttttgaaaagaatttttgagaaaaatacacttagaagcactttttaaaagcttggctAAATACTGATCGTTGCTCAAaaatgcttttcaaattaattagccaaacacaaactacttctcaccaaaagtacgtttttgaaaagcacttttgaaaaaaacacttctcaaaataaatagattttagaagcttggccaaacaggctattagtgaGATGCAGTTTGGATTTGacgaattaatttgaaaaatacttttgagcggcaattagtgtttgaccaagctcttaaaaagtgcttttaagtttaattttttcaaaagtgtttttcaaaaaaaaatattttttgatagaaactacttttttctgcttctcaaaaTTGCAGCTTTTactcaaaataattttttttcctttgaaaaaaatacttttggccaaaaaaaaccTCACCATACATGCTATAAAAGAAATCAGAAGCAAAGAAGTTACTGATAATAACTTACATAATACATTTTGGATTCCAAAGGATTGAATAGGTATGGTAATCTGCAGTAGGATCAAACCACAAGAAAAATTGTTGTTCTCTATTGCCTTGGCCTAAACTGAAAATATTTGTATGAAGAGTATAAGGATTTCCTGTTGAATTTCCCAAGAATTCAAAGTCTA
The Nicotiana sylvestris chromosome 11, ASM39365v2, whole genome shotgun sequence DNA segment above includes these coding regions:
- the LOC138882227 gene encoding xyloglucan endotransglucosylase protein 7-like, whose translation is MARFSSSSSRSRSSLPYIILLFVAALFVFKIDVIISQSFSSARRNLENTPNHILVKSKSQETDDSIPVVLVNGTFHRHFILSWGDDRGKIHENGELLTLSLDKLSGSGFQSKKEYLFAKIDMQIKLVPGNSAGTVTTFYLSSQGNKHDEIDFEFLGNSTGNPYTLHTNIFSLGQGNREQQFFLWFDPTADYHTYSILWNPKCIIFYVDGTPIREYKNAEKIGVPFPKYQPMRLYSSLWNADDWATQGGRIKTNWKLAPFIASYKKFTYDACIYSRLTSSSSCNINSPPFGNDSWLTHELDRRSRAKMKILQKKHMIYDYCNDKWRFPKGPAPECKLQ